The Candidatus Polarisedimenticolia bacterium nucleotide sequence GCGCAGATCGAGCAGATGGAGAAGGGAGTCCAGTACTACATTCCGCTGGGAGCCGGAGACGGCCCGAGACGGAAGACCAAGTAACGGATTCCCGTTTTATTGTCCCCCACGCCGCCGCCGCATTTCCCTCAACCCTTCGGGGTGGGGAGAAAGGAGCGAACGATGAGCGGTCCCCGCCCCTGTCCCGTCACGGTCCCGGATCTCCTCAAGATGAAGCAGCGCGGCGAGAGAATCGCCATGCTGACCGCCTACGACTTCCCGATGGCCCGCGCGGTGGACGCCGCGGGCGCCGACATCCTGCTGGTCGGCGACAGCCTCGGGATGGTGGTCCTCGGTTACGACAGCACGCTTCCCGTCACCATGGCCGAGATGCTGCACCACACGCGGGCGGTGGCGCGCGGGACGTCCCGCGGCCTCGTGGTCGCCGACATGCCCTACCTGTCCTACCACCTCGGCCTCGAGGAGTCGGTGCGCAACGCCGGGCGCTTCATCCAGGAGGCCGGGGCGAAAGCCGTCAAGGTCGAAGGAGGGCGCAAGCGCGCTGGCGTCATCCGGGCGATCCGCGACGCCGAGATCCCGGTGATGGGGCACGTGGGGCTCACGCCGCAGTCCGTCCACGACTTCGGGGGATTCAAGCTGCAGGGGAAGAGTGCCGAGGCGGCCGCCGCGATCCTGGAGGACGCGCTGGCGGTGGAGGATGCGGGTGCCTTCTCGATCGTACTGGAAGGGATTCCCGCCGAGCTGGCAGCCATGATCACCGAGCGCGTCGGCATTCCGACTCTCGGAATCGGCGCCGGCGCGGCGTGTGACGGGCAGGTTCTGGTGCTGCACGATCTCATCGGCTTGACGGAAGGTCACGTGCCGTCGTTCGCCCGCCGCTACGCCGACGTGGGTGAGGCGATCCGCGAGGCGTCGCGCCGCTTCATCGAGGACGTGCGGAATGGGAGCTTCCCGGGACCGTCTGAATCGGCGCATCTCAAGCCCGAGGTGGCGGAGTCTCTGCGCTCCGCCTTCGACCAGGCCGGGAAGCGGCTGTGGAAATCCTGACAAAGCCGGAGGAGATGGCGGCGCGCTCGCGGCAGCTGCGGGCCGCGGGGACGCGCATCGGCTTCGTCCCCACGATGGGGGCGCTGCACGAAGGCCATCTCAGCCTCATCCGCAAAGCGCGCGAGCTGGCCGATTCGGTCGTCGTGAGTGTCTTCGTCAATCCCGCCCAGTTCGGAGAGTCGGAAGATCTGG carries:
- the panB gene encoding 3-methyl-2-oxobutanoate hydroxymethyltransferase — its product is MSGPRPCPVTVPDLLKMKQRGERIAMLTAYDFPMARAVDAAGADILLVGDSLGMVVLGYDSTLPVTMAEMLHHTRAVARGTSRGLVVADMPYLSYHLGLEESVRNAGRFIQEAGAKAVKVEGGRKRAGVIRAIRDAEIPVMGHVGLTPQSVHDFGGFKLQGKSAEAAAAILEDALAVEDAGAFSIVLEGIPAELAAMITERVGIPTLGIGAGAACDGQVLVLHDLIGLTEGHVPSFARRYADVGEAIREASRRFIEDVRNGSFPGPSESAHLKPEVAESLRSAFDQAGKRLWKS